A genome region from Pseudomonas anguilliseptica includes the following:
- a CDS encoding leucyl aminopeptidase, translated as MEFIVKSARPETLKTATLVIPVAEGKKLGEIAKAIDTASAGAISALLKRGDLAGKVGQTLLVHNLPNLKADRVLLVGTGKDSELSDRQLRKLITSVYSSLKHLGGSDAVLALDELQVKGRDSYGKTRLIVESLADAGYCFDRFKSQKAEAGALKKLTLLTEKASLTDAERASTHAQAIAAGMAFTKDLGNLPPNLCHPSYLAEEAKNLGKAYKNLKVEILDEKKLKELGAGAFLAVAQGSDQPPRMIVMQYQGGKKSEKPYALVGKGITFDTGGISIKPAAGMDEMKYDMCGAASVFGTLKAVLELQLPINLVCLLACAENMPSGGATRPGDIVTTMSGQTVEILNTDAEGRLVLCDTLTYAERFKPQAVIDIATLTGACIVALGSNVSGLMGNNDELVQQILGAGLTADDRAWQLPLYDEYQEQLDSPFADIANIGGPKAGTITAGCFLSRFAKAYNWAHLDIAGTAWISGGKDKGATGRPVPMLTQYLLDRAKA; from the coding sequence ATGGAATTTATTGTTAAAAGCGCGCGCCCAGAAACACTAAAAACCGCCACCCTGGTTATCCCTGTTGCTGAGGGCAAAAAACTCGGCGAAATCGCCAAGGCCATCGACACCGCCAGCGCAGGTGCAATCAGCGCTCTGCTCAAGCGCGGCGACCTGGCCGGCAAGGTCGGCCAGACCCTACTGGTGCACAATCTGCCGAACCTCAAGGCCGATCGCGTGCTGCTGGTCGGCACCGGTAAAGACAGCGAATTGTCTGACCGCCAACTGCGCAAATTGATCACCAGCGTTTACAGCAGCCTGAAACATCTCGGCGGCAGTGATGCGGTGCTGGCGCTCGACGAGCTGCAAGTCAAAGGCCGCGACAGCTACGGCAAAACCCGTCTGATAGTGGAAAGCCTGGCCGATGCCGGCTACTGCTTCGACCGCTTCAAAAGCCAGAAGGCCGAAGCCGGCGCACTGAAAAAACTTACCCTGCTCACGGAAAAAGCCAGCCTGACCGACGCCGAGCGCGCCAGCACGCACGCCCAGGCGATTGCCGCCGGCATGGCCTTTACCAAGGACCTCGGCAACCTGCCGCCGAACCTCTGCCACCCGAGCTATCTCGCCGAAGAAGCGAAGAACCTGGGCAAGGCCTACAAAAATCTGAAAGTCGAAATCCTTGATGAGAAAAAACTCAAGGAACTCGGTGCCGGCGCCTTCCTGGCCGTGGCCCAGGGCAGCGACCAACCGCCACGGATGATCGTCATGCAGTACCAGGGCGGCAAAAAATCTGAGAAGCCCTACGCCTTGGTCGGCAAAGGCATCACCTTCGACACTGGCGGTATCAGTATCAAGCCGGCGGCCGGCATGGATGAGATGAAGTACGACATGTGCGGCGCTGCCAGCGTATTCGGCACCCTCAAGGCCGTGCTGGAGCTGCAACTGCCGATCAACCTGGTGTGCCTGCTGGCCTGTGCCGAGAACATGCCGAGCGGCGGCGCCACCCGCCCAGGCGATATCGTCACCACCATGAGCGGGCAGACTGTGGAAATCCTCAACACCGACGCCGAAGGGCGCCTGGTGCTGTGCGACACCCTGACGTATGCAGAACGCTTCAAGCCGCAGGCGGTGATCGACATCGCCACCCTCACCGGCGCCTGCATCGTGGCCCTGGGCAGCAATGTGTCCGGTTTGATGGGTAACAACGACGAACTGGTGCAGCAGATCCTCGGCGCTGGCCTGACCGCCGACGACCGCGCCTGGCAGCTGCCGCTGTATGACGAGTACCAGGAGCAGCTGGATAGCCCGTTTGCCGACATCGCCAATATCGGCGGGCCGAAAGCCGGCACCATCACCGCTGGCTGCTTCCTCTCGCGCTTTGCCAAGGCCTATAACTGGGCGCACCTGGATATCGCCGGCACTGCCTGGATCAGCGGTGGCAAGGACAAAGGCGCGACCGGTCGTCCAGTACCGATGCTGACCCAATACCTGCTGGATCGCGCCAAGGCCTGA
- the lptF gene encoding LPS export ABC transporter permease LptF has protein sequence MIVFRYLSREVLLTLSAVSAVLLVIIMSGRFIRYLAQAAQGLLDPGVLLMIMAYRVPGFLQLILPLALFLGFLLAYGRMYLDSEMTVLSATGMSQQRLFAYSLAPAALVALLAGWLSLGLAPQGVEHVARILNQQSAMTELDTLVPGRFQSMKNGSRVTYTEELSEDRGELSGVFISEKQLSSQGDKERGISVLVAESGRQEIQADGSRYLILENGYRYDGNPGQADYRAIKYDTYGVLLPKPEVAVEVTDREAMPTRELIGSDKPRMQSELQWRLSIPVLVFVVTLLAVPLSRVNPRQGRFLKLLPAILLYMAYLALLIGARGALDKEKIPAALGLWWVHGVFVLIGLLLLYWESLRLRWAARRVAQEVARG, from the coding sequence TTGATCGTCTTCCGTTATCTGTCCCGTGAAGTGTTGTTGACCCTGAGCGCCGTGAGCGCGGTGCTGCTGGTCATCATTATGAGTGGTCGCTTTATCCGTTACCTGGCCCAGGCGGCGCAGGGTCTGCTCGACCCTGGAGTGCTGCTGATGATCATGGCGTACCGGGTGCCCGGCTTCTTGCAGCTGATTCTGCCGTTGGCGCTATTTCTCGGCTTTCTCCTGGCCTATGGGCGGATGTACCTGGACAGCGAGATGACTGTGCTCTCGGCCACCGGCATGAGCCAGCAGCGCTTGTTTGCTTACAGCCTGGCTCCGGCGGCCTTGGTGGCCTTGCTGGCTGGCTGGTTGAGCCTGGGCCTGGCTCCGCAAGGCGTTGAGCATGTGGCGCGGATTCTCAATCAGCAGAGCGCCATGACTGAGCTCGATACTCTGGTGCCGGGGCGTTTTCAATCGATGAAAAACGGCTCGCGGGTGACCTATACCGAGGAGTTGTCCGAGGATCGGGGGGAGTTGTCTGGGGTGTTTATCTCCGAGAAGCAGCTGTCCAGCCAGGGTGATAAGGAGCGCGGCATCTCCGTGCTGGTGGCCGAGTCCGGTCGTCAGGAGATCCAGGCGGATGGCAGTCGCTACCTGATTCTGGAAAATGGTTACCGTTATGACGGCAATCCAGGTCAGGCTGATTACCGCGCAATCAAATACGACACGTACGGCGTGCTGCTGCCCAAGCCAGAAGTGGCGGTGGAGGTCACCGATCGCGAGGCGATGCCGACGCGCGAGCTGATTGGTAGCGACAAGCCGCGCATGCAGTCCGAACTGCAGTGGCGTTTGTCGATCCCGGTGCTGGTGTTCGTGGTCACCCTGCTGGCTGTGCCGCTGTCGCGAGTTAATCCACGCCAGGGGCGCTTCCTCAAACTGTTGCCGGCCATTCTGCTTTATATGGCTTACCTGGCATTGCTGATTGGCGCGCGTGGCGCCTTAGATAAAGAGAAAATCCCCGCAGCGCTTGGCTTGTGGTGGGTGCATGGGGTGTTCGTATTGATCGGGCTACTGCTGCTTTATTGGGAGTCGCTGCGTTTGCGCTGGGCGGCCCGTCGTGTGGCACAGGAGGTGGCCCGTGGTTAA